In Siniperca chuatsi isolate FFG_IHB_CAS linkage group LG20, ASM2008510v1, whole genome shotgun sequence, the following proteins share a genomic window:
- the LOC122867522 gene encoding glycerol-3-phosphate phosphatase, producing the protein MSGSKCKRLSGALVKQLLDSVDSVLFDCDGVIWRGDQAIPGAAQVINLLKENGKKVFFVTNNSSKTRKMYADKMSTLGFNVKEDEVFGTAYCSAMYLKTVCKLEGKVYLVGSNAMGQELEAVGIQQTGVGPDHVFGKQTDWANVPLDPEVKAVVVGFDEHFSYMKLNRALQYLTQQGCLFVGTNRDTRLPLEGGKAVPGTGCLLQAVETAAQCQAQTVGKPNHFMFDCVASQFGVDRDRCLMVGDRLDTDIMLGSNCGLKTLLTLTGVSTVADAEAHQKSGCAERQRMVPDYYVESIADLLPALQG; encoded by the exons ATGTCTGGGTCAAAATGCAAACGGCTGAGCGGAGCGCTGGTGAAACAACTGCTGGACTCGGTGGACAGCGTCCTGTTTGACTGCGACGGAGTCATCTGGCGGGGGGACCAGGCCATACCCGGAGCCGCTCAAGTCATAAACCTGCTCAAGGAAAACGGGAAGAAGGTCTTCTTCGTCACCAACAACAGCAGTAAGACGAGGAAGATGTACGCCGACAAAATGTCCACGTTGGGGTTCAACGTGAAAGAAGACGAAGTGTTCGGGACGGCGTACTGCTCCGCCATGTACCTGAAGACTGTCTGCAAGCTGGAGGGCAAAGTGTACCTGGTAGGAAGCAACGCGATGGGGCAGGAGCTGGAGGCGGTGGGGATCCAGCAGACCGGGGTGGGACCTGACCACGTCTTCGGGAAGCAGACCGACTGGGCCAACGTGCCTCTGGATCCCGAGGTGAAGGCGGTGGTGGTCGGTTTCGATGAACATTTCAGTTACATGAAGCTGAACAGAGCCTTGCAGTACCTGACCCAGCAGGGCTGTCTGTTTGTGGGAACCAACAGGGACACCAGGCTGCCCCTGGAGGGAGGCAAGGCTGTCCCAG gTACAGGCTGCCTGCTGCAGGCCGTCGAGACAGCAGCCCAGTGCCAGGCCCAGACTGTGGGCAAGCCCAACCACTTCATGTTCGACTGTGTGGCCTCCCAGTTCGGCGTGGACCGTGACCGCTGCCTGATGGTGGGCGACCGCCTCGACACGGACATCATGCTGGGCTCCAACTGCGGTCTGAAGACCCTCCTCACCCTCACGGGGGTCAGCACTGTGGCGGACGCTGAGGCCCATCAGAAGAGTGGCTGCGCTGAGAGGCAGAGGATGGTGCCAGATTATTACGTGGAGAGCATCGCAGACCTCCTTCCGGCTCTGCAGGGATGA
- the zdhhc4 gene encoding palmitoyltransferase ZDHHC4 isoform X1 has translation MDFLTLFAIYVVVVLTCIVLVCKYSGQQQTPFNVIFNSVAKVVAPFTPKWLQKCSQWTLHRLFHQRNNMFIYLHILLEGAVYAEFTYEVFGFCRQMDTTLTSLSVPYVLLAIKTFFFYLCIKRDPGTVTKKKVAGQLHIYPYDRKLFHPGVSCPTCQLLKPARSKHCRVCNRCVQRFDHHCVWVNNCIGAQNTRYFLLYLFSMCAMAGDIALLTGDMLLHAVLRSGLLTASYIDEYGQQQPAGPLFVVQHLFLTFPRIVFMLGFLVFVFFLLAGYALFHSYLALVNQTANEWYKSRGYICQHCHPTATADHLCSPAPEHSKIHYYSRGLLRNLGEIFFPPQPVQKKHN, from the exons ATGGATTTCCTCACTCTGTTTGCTATTTACGTCGTAGTGGTGCTGACATGTATAGTCCTAGTCTGCAAGTACTCAGGACAGCAGCAAACCCCCTTTAATGTCATCTTCAACTCTGTGGCAAAG GTAGTTGCACCATTTACgccaaaatggctgcaaaaGTGTTCACAGTGGACCTTGCACAGACTGTTTCATCAAAG GAACAACATGTTCATCTATCTGCATATCCTGCTAGAGGGTGCTGTGTATGCAGAGTTCACCTATGAGGTGTTTGGCTTCTGCAGGCAGATGGACACCACTCTGACCAGCCTGTCTGTGCCTTATGTCCTGCTGGCCATCAAGACGTTCTTCTTCTACCTCTGCATCAAGAGGGATCCAG GCACAGTGACAAAGAAGAAAGTCGCTGGCCAGCTGCACATCTATCCGTATGACAGGAAGCTGTTTCACCCGGGAGTCTCCTGTCCAACCTGCCAGCTCCTCAAACCGGCTCGCTCCAAACACTGCA GGGTCTGCAACAGGTGTGTCCAACGTTTTGACCACCACTGTGTCTGGGTGAACAACTGCATCGGTGCTCAGAACACACGTTACTTCTTGCTTTACCTCTTCAGCATGTGCGCCATGGCAGGCGACATCGCCCTACTAACAGGAGACATGCTGCTTCATGCCGTACTGCGGTCTGGGCTTCTGACGGCCAGTTATATAGATGAGTACGgccagcagcagccagcaggaCCTCTGTTTGTTGTACAG CATCTGTTCCTGACCTTCCCCCGAATCGTCTTCATGCTGGGATTTCTGGTCTTTGTCTTCTTCCTCCTGGCGGGTTATGCCCTGTTCCATTCCTACCTGGCTCTTGTCAACCAGACCGCCAATGAGTGGTACAAAAGTCGAGGTTACATTTGTCAGCACTGCCACCCAACTGCAACAGCAGACCATCTCTGTAGCCCAGCGCCAGAGCACTCTAAAATACACTACTACAGCAGAGGGCTACTCCGAAACCTGGGAGAGATTTTCTTCCCTCCACAACCTgttcagaaaaaacacaactga
- the zdhhc4 gene encoding palmitoyltransferase ZDHHC4 isoform X2 — protein MFIYLHILLEGAVYAEFTYEVFGFCRQMDTTLTSLSVPYVLLAIKTFFFYLCIKRDPGTVTKKKVAGQLHIYPYDRKLFHPGVSCPTCQLLKPARSKHCRVCNRCVQRFDHHCVWVNNCIGAQNTRYFLLYLFSMCAMAGDIALLTGDMLLHAVLRSGLLTASYIDEYGQQQPAGPLFVVQHLFLTFPRIVFMLGFLVFVFFLLAGYALFHSYLALVNQTANEWYKSRGYICQHCHPTATADHLCSPAPEHSKIHYYSRGLLRNLGEIFFPPQPVQKKHN, from the exons ATGTTCATCTATCTGCATATCCTGCTAGAGGGTGCTGTGTATGCAGAGTTCACCTATGAGGTGTTTGGCTTCTGCAGGCAGATGGACACCACTCTGACCAGCCTGTCTGTGCCTTATGTCCTGCTGGCCATCAAGACGTTCTTCTTCTACCTCTGCATCAAGAGGGATCCAG GCACAGTGACAAAGAAGAAAGTCGCTGGCCAGCTGCACATCTATCCGTATGACAGGAAGCTGTTTCACCCGGGAGTCTCCTGTCCAACCTGCCAGCTCCTCAAACCGGCTCGCTCCAAACACTGCA GGGTCTGCAACAGGTGTGTCCAACGTTTTGACCACCACTGTGTCTGGGTGAACAACTGCATCGGTGCTCAGAACACACGTTACTTCTTGCTTTACCTCTTCAGCATGTGCGCCATGGCAGGCGACATCGCCCTACTAACAGGAGACATGCTGCTTCATGCCGTACTGCGGTCTGGGCTTCTGACGGCCAGTTATATAGATGAGTACGgccagcagcagccagcaggaCCTCTGTTTGTTGTACAG CATCTGTTCCTGACCTTCCCCCGAATCGTCTTCATGCTGGGATTTCTGGTCTTTGTCTTCTTCCTCCTGGCGGGTTATGCCCTGTTCCATTCCTACCTGGCTCTTGTCAACCAGACCGCCAATGAGTGGTACAAAAGTCGAGGTTACATTTGTCAGCACTGCCACCCAACTGCAACAGCAGACCATCTCTGTAGCCCAGCGCCAGAGCACTCTAAAATACACTACTACAGCAGAGGGCTACTCCGAAACCTGGGAGAGATTTTCTTCCCTCCACAACCTgttcagaaaaaacacaactga